A segment of the Thermoplasmata archaeon genome:
TTAGAAGATGAAAGTTCATGGATTTCATCAACGATCACATATCTCACATTTCTGAATTTCTCTCTGAATTTTAGTGAGGAAAGTACCATTCCCAGAGATTCGGGAGTGGTGATGAATATGTTTGGTGGCTTTTTTAACATTTTCTGACGCACGCTGGTTGGAGTATCGCCAGATCTGACCCCCACCGTGATTTTTGGCAAATTTAAATTTTCTTTTTTGCCGAGCTCATAGATCTCATTTAACGGCACTTCTAAGTTTCTGTGAATATCGTTAGCAAGTGCTTTCAGTGGTGAAATATATACACAGTATACCTGATCTTCCAGCTTTTCTTGTTTTGCAAGCAAAAATAATTCATTGATTATAGTCAAAAATCCAGTAAGCGTCTTTCCTGAACCAGTGGGTGCAGAGATCAAAACATTTTTACCGCTGTGTATATACTTTACTGCATATGCCTGCGGCTCAGTAAGTGTGCTGTATTTTGAGTTAAACCAGTCCTTTACTATTGGATCAAATAAAGATAGTAACTCTTCTTTGCTCGTAGATTTATTAATATATCTTATCTCATTAGCCATTAAACAAATCGTCAAATGAAGTAATCTCAAATATTAAAAGTTATCTATGCGAAATTTGTAACATTATTTTATAGAATCTCTTTTTTCCAGATAGGAACACTCTTTTTAATTTCGTCAATAACGAAACTGCAGGCTTTGAAAGCATCTTCTCGATGTGATGCAGTAACAACAATTCCGACCACGTTTTCCTGCGGGGATATGGATCCAATTCTATGAATCACTGATATGTCCAGTATATCAAATTTGCTTTTAGCACTATCCACTATTTTGTTTAGCTCTAACATCGCCATCTCTCTGTAGCACTCATAATCTAAGCGCTGAATATTCTTGTTTTCGTCTAATTTTCGCACAATGCCGGTAAAAGTTACTATTGCACCTGTTTTATCATCTTTCAAGCTCTGCAACAAGGCTTCGATCGAAAAGTTTTTTTCTGTGATATCTACAATACCCATAATAATTGAAAATAAAATCTGCAATATTAGGTTTTTTGTTGCAACGAACATTACGAAAATTTTAAATTTTTCATAATATTACAATGCTCATGGATTTTAAGTTTTTAGATGAAAGCTACTATTCTAAAATTACAGAATTATGGAAAAAAGCAGGATTGAACTTTAAACCTTACGGCAGAGACTCTCTGGAAAATATAAAAAAGCAAATAGACAAGCATCCAGACATGATCCTGGGCGCTTTAGAAAACGAAAAATTGGTGGGAGTGACATTTATTACAGATGATGGAAGAAAAGGATGGATCAACAGATTGGCTGTTGACCCGGACTATCAGAGA
Coding sequences within it:
- a CDS encoding molybdenum cofactor biosynthesis protein MoaE, translated to MGIVDITEKNFSIEALLQSLKDDKTGAIVTFTGIVRKLDENKNIQRLDYECYREMAMLELNKIVDSAKSKFDILDISVIHRIGSISPQENVVGIVVTASHREDAFKACSFVIDEIKKSVPIWKKEIL
- a CDS encoding GNAT family N-acetyltransferase, giving the protein MDFKFLDESYYSKITELWKKAGLNFKPYGRDSLENIKKQIDKHPDMILGALENEKLVGVTFITDDGRKGWINRLAVDPDYQRKGVAKNLIIMAEQIFKNKGIKLYAALIEKENDKSQNLFLKMSYKKTDILYFSKKEFEEY